atctagaaaccaaattttataattttttacttcatttgcctagcgaacgagtagcctcaaaataaacggctgaaaataaaaatctcataaaacataatgataaaggactcaaatttcaaatcggaagtattgatcttgttattgacgttaagtagaattttctattaaatttttatataatttggaaacttctacaccgttgaacttaaaaacgtgcagCACCGgctattaaaatagtcatttttgggacctattgatcacttagtaaatgatgtcaaaaaattataaaatttggtttctacatgtTATacctaacgaagccgatcgtcaaatcggatgtcctatcattgaaaacaacttccaagcacggaggtcccggtacttttaaaagtatagtagaCGCACTCgagactttatatatatatatatatatatatatatatatattatttagcgtatttgaagtttttaaaaaataattttttatggtttttttatatcatttacctagcaattaaaaGAATTTATCAAAACAATGAGCCAGATTGCCGACCCTAATCATAGGTATATTATATTCTTCAATTAACTGTGAAATTTCTATGGGCCAATTTGATATTAAATGCTATCTATTACTATTACAACAAAAAATATCATAGCCAAGCATAAAGCACGTAGGGATATATACACTTTGCTATTTCTCATATGGGACGagaaattattaatttcttgCACTTAGCCAATGCAATCTAACAATATGGCCTATTAAGCAGAGATTATATTTACACGATGTTCATGTGGAAATAACTATTGcgtctctaaaaacttaaagaCAGAGAGAATgatattgtttatatttttatatttaatattcttTCTTATGTTTAGGATCATGACCGTTGATCACGTGGattagaattaaataaaaaattatttatattagaaaTTTGATGGGACTcgaatttgatacaaaattaaagaaTATAAGACAACCGTTAtgtctctaaaagtttaaaccggcaaaaaatagtatttcttatattttttatatttaatattcatgttttatttttttaatgttgaacataaaatattaaaaatattattttctagtaACTTAAGCTattgtagaaaattttttgtaacGTACAATTTGGCATGATATTCGAACAGAAAGTTCTAAATTCGGTTCCATCATATACCTTTATATTATTTAGCTTCCctccatttaatttaaatttatgtctTGTACCTGTCAAAATATAttaagtcaaaatttaaaagggAGTattgaatattatatatatattatgttttaatAACTTAAGCTATGAaggaaaattattaaattaaaggCAAAATACAATGTTGAGATTTTTAGATACATAGTAGTACatcctttttctaaaaaattgttGAGATTTCGTACTTATTTGGATGGGACCAGCGCTTTATTAATTTAATCCTGAAATTGATGGTCGCAATTGACTACAGGATGCATGAGTGTGAAAGGTTCTGTTGTGTTCCCACTTCACACTTGCCATTTCAAAGTCATCCCAACGGTCAACCATGAAACAATTTGTACCTTGTAGTGGCCCAAAGGCGATATAAAATTCCGTAGTTGACCAAAGACCGAGAagcaaaatcacaaaatatcattaatttgtacccctcaaaatttcagaaatattgtTATGGATACCcataagatttaaaaaaaacttcatggCTGGCCCCTTAAAAGCAGTATATTTATAGTAAGTGCCCTAATCAGCAGTTTAGTGTATATCAATAGACGTTAGCGTTACCAATTAAGGTTAACAGATAATGGTTCAACCCTAGTGGACAATCCCCTTCTTTTATCGCTGTACGTAATTGGTAGCTGTAGTAACAAGGTGGGCGACTTTTTGATTTTatcctatgtatatatatattagttgatTTTGGGGATCGAGTTGCCATCTACTTAAGTTAATTAGTTTCTAAGCTAGCTTCAATCATCTAGCTAGAACTTCAATCTAGGCGGCTAGCTAGCTAGAAgggtatctatctatctatggaATTATcccatatttaattttaaaattaagtttgaaCACGTACGAGATCGAGAACAGCTGTTTACCACTTCGATATTCTTTAATTCATTCGTGGGAACTTCAAAATCCAGCTATATATAAAGCGCACTTGCTTGGTGACGAATGAAAAGAACTATATGTACTATATTAGATAATAGGATCGTTATTAAACCCCACCAGTATTGGACGTCGGAATAAGTTTCGGCGGATGCATGTGTCTTATTCTCTGATCAAGGAGGGGCTGTAGGCTTGAGCTGGATCTCCATATATAAGAGagcatgaaatatttagttTTAGTTGTCGGAATTGCAGATTCCCTCTCCGAATTGTGATCCCAATGGCGTGTACAGATTTGTGGTGGATTTTCAATCTGGATTACTAATTGTGGGGAACCGAATTAGTAGAGAAGTACTTTAATTTTTCTACATACATCTAATTTGTCTTGTCGcgtgaaaaaaaagaggaaatataatataaaaagtcaTACAGGCATGGTCAAAAATTGACGCGGTTTTGATTAGAAGAGACAGTAACCAATAAAATCTtaacgaaatatatatatatatatatatatatatatatatatatatatatatatatatatatatatatatgctgtagAAAGATAAGTTattgacttttttttcttttttttaaatgtatgCCAATCTGTAGTAACGTTCTAATTGAAAAACCACGTTATCGACTAATGCGCGCTCCCGCTAATTCTATTATCACTAATCGCGTTCTTAAGAAGCTAGCTAGTGAAACCTTATTTCCGTACTTGTAGCACGTTTCTCAACGTTTCCCATTTAGAAAATATTAGTTTTGGAAGCTTTTAACTTGGAAgtacttcataatttttttaaaaataaaattactaaaacaaCTTTGAACTAAACTTGGAATTACTAAAATAACATCAATTTGACGTTTAGACTTCATAATTAGCATAGCCTTATGTTTGAGCAAATGCGGCAATAAAAGAAAATCTTGGCCTTCCCCTATTTAACCATTGGCCAACAACCTCCTCCGtagtcttttttaaaaaaagaaaaaaaatgcatcGCTCAACTAATTATGCCaaacaatataataataatcacGAAATCAAGTGAACAAGTTTTACTTATGtttactaaattaattaattagcacttTATTGAGGGggaaaaataaagatattatcctgaaaaatgataaaaattcaTGCGAAGGCCAATTATTGCTAGTTCTGAAAGTTCTTACATGCATAATTCCAGTCATATATCACATCAAATTAAGTatcttcaaatacaaaaaaaaaaaaaaggaactgtACAACAAGTATACTTGAATAAGCAATGGAACTTACAAAATTTCATGGGCCGAATGCATATAATATTAGCCTTTAATTAATGCATGATTCCTCCAAAAGATAGAAAACACTCCAATTTTATTGAATCATTTTTGGTAATCAGTCAATTTACTAATCGTGATGGTCCGAAACGGCTCCGCAAGGTAGGCCTGCGTGCGTGCGGAGATCTCCTGGGCGACCGACCGCATGGAAGGCCGGGAGTCTGGGGCGGTGCGGGTGCATGCGAGCGCGATCTTAACGATGAACACCACCTCCTGAGCTAACTGTCCGGTCGGAGGGAGCAACCGTTGGTCCAGTACGTCTTTCAGTAAAAGATCGCTGCCTTCGGATGAAGAAATGGACGGCAGGGACGAAATGAGCTCCCCCGGGTGCTTCCCCATCATAACTTCTAGTGCTACGACTCCGAAGCTGTATACATCGCATTTTTCCGTGACCTTCATAGTATAGGCCAACTCTGCAAAACAACAGCAACAATGAAAAAATGTACGACAAGAGAGATTGAAATTATGAAGCCTATAATTAAGTGATTATAATTAATACAAATTTCACAATGGTCCGTACGTTTAACTCCAGTTAGTTCGAGAATTGGAACTCACAGATAATATATAACGAGTAGTGGAGGATATTCAATCGGCGCAGAAAACGAatgcacaaaaaataaaaagtgctCAGGAAATTGATATGTGCAGGTGAAGAAAGTATTTACCTGGAGCCATATAGCCATAGGATCCGGCAACCGATGTCCACGTAGTGGAACCCGGCTCAAGCATCTTGGCGGTGCCAAAATCTGATATCCGCGGCTCGTATTCGGACTCCAGTAAGATGTTGTTCGCTGAGATGTCGCGGTGAACTATCGGCGGGCTACAATCATGGTGCAGATAGGCCAAAGCATGGGCCACACCCTGAATCACCTTCACCCTCATGGCCCAGTTTAGCTTCTTACCCCCTTCCTCACTATAAAGCACTTTTCCCAGACTACCCTTCTCAACGTACTCATACACCaagtacatgcgcccgctcctCATGCAGAACCCGTGAAGCTTCACAATGTTCCGATGCCGCACTTCAGTGAGGGCGCGGATCTCGTTCTCGAAGCTCTTCTTGCTGATCTCGGATAAATCGCCCGGTTCGGTCACCTGGAGGCGTTTCACGGCGACCACTTGGCCCGCCGGGAGCTCGGCTTTGTAGACGCTACCAAAGCCTCCTTTGCCTATGCAGTAGACCTCATTGAAGTTATCTGTGGCGTTCATAATGTCCAAAAATGTAAACTTACCCTCTCTTTCCCATATCAATGATTCCGATATGTCCTTGGTCACACTCTCTATCTCTAGATGTTCTTTAGCTCCTTTTCTGCATAATAATATGACCGTCACAACTGTGATTGCTAAGACCAACATTGCCACAACGGGGACAACAATCGCAACGACCAATATTCTCCGGTGGTGCTTGTGAGAACTACTGCTGGAGGAAGCGGATTGGCATGAAGCTAGGCCCTGAACATTTCCACACAAGCCAAGATTCCCGACATAGGCTGCAGAAGTTGCATTCCGAAAAGCGCTTCCGGCCGGAATCGCGCCGCTGAGCCGGTTGTATGAGAAATCGACGGAGTCAAGGCTGAACATGTTCGAAAATGTGGCCGGGATTTGACCCGACAGGTCGTTGTGCGAGACATTAAGCTTCTGAAGCGCAGATAGCATACCGAGATTCGACGGGATCGGCCCGGAGAGCGAATTGCTGCTCAAATCCAACAAAATTTGCAGCAGAACCAAGTTCCCAATCTGATATGGTATACCTCCTGATAACCCATTTTTGCTCAAATCGAGCAGCAAAAGCTGATTCGAATTGCCAAGTTCGGGCGGAATGGGGCCTGTGAGCTTGTTCGCTGATAGATCGAGGGATTGTAATCGATTGATGTTGCCCAAATGGGAAGGGATTAGACCTGTTAGCATATTATCACTCAGATTGAGTTTGTACAAGAACTTGAGCTGTCCCAATTCGGGCGGAATGGACCCTGTCAAGAGGTTGGAACTTAGGCTGAGATCCTGCATATTGGTCATGCCGCCAATTGATGCAGGAATTTCACCTGATATGCTATTACCATCCAAGTGCAAGTAAGTCAGATTCTTACACTCCCCCCAGTCGGACGAAATCGTGCCGGTCAATCCATTTCCAGTGAGATCCAGGTACAGAAGATCCGGGTGGACTCCGAAGGCCTCTGATATGTCACCAGCAAAGTGGTTGTGCTCCAGCCGAACGCGAATCAGTTTCGAGCAGTTACGCAGGCACAGCGGCAGCTGGCCTGAGAAGTTGTTGTTGTTCGCGGTTAAGTACTCCAGCGCCAAGCTGCTGCACAAGCTCTGCGGCAGCTCCCCCGTGAAGCTGTTGTTCGAGAAGCTGATGTTTGTTAACTGCAGATTGTTCACTCCGAGGTCTGCAGGGATTCTGCCGGTGAGATTGTTGTTGAACACCGAGAGGGTCGCGAGATTTGGGAGCTTCGAAATCGATGTCGGCAATTCGCCTTCTAGTTGGTTGGTGTTTATATCTAACAAGGTTAGCGCCGTCAAGTTCCCAATCTCTTCCGGTATTGAACCTGTAAGGTTGTTGTAGAAGAGTGCTAAAACTCCGAGTTGCTTGAGATTTCCGATAGTACGAGGGATCGGACCGGTGAGCTGGTTCACCGAAAGATCCAAATGCGTCAAGGTAACCAAATTCCCGATCTCCAGCGGGATCACGCGGGAAAGGTTGTTGttatagagaaaaagaaataggagTTTTGTTGCTGATCCGATCTCCGGCGGGATCGGCCCGGCGAACATGTTGTTTTGTATCTGAAAGGAGATGAGCTCGGGCCAGTTTGTGAACAGGTCCGGCGGGATCCCGCCGGAGAGCAAATTGGTCGAAATGCCGAACTCCCTCATTTTCGTGAGGTTCGAAAAGGACTTGGGCAGCTCGCCCGTGAGAAGGTTGTTGGATAAGTCTATGAAGTTGAGGTCAGTACAGAGGCTCAGGTCTTGCGGAACGGTGGAGTTCAATCCGGCAGAGTGAAGGTCCAGGCGTTGGAGCAATCCGAGGCGGCCGAGGGACGCGGGGATCGGCCCGGGTAAAGAATTGCTAAAGAGCTCGAGAATTCGGAGGGTGGAGATGGACCCGAGCACCGGGGGTATCCCGCCGGTGAGATTGTTGGCCCCGAGACGCAGGTCCCGGAGCCGCGAAAGCTTGGTGAGGGACGCCGGAATGTTTCCGGCGAAGCTATTGTAGGTGAGGTTGAGGTACTCAAGATGGGGTAAATCCGTGGCAATCGAATCCGGTATAGGGCCCGAGAATGCGTTTTGCGAGAGATCGAGGTAAGTGAGGTTCGTGCAGTTGAGGATGAACCGCGGGAACTGCATTGTTAAGGAGTTGAGGAACAGGGAGAGATGCGTCACGGAAGGCATGGCCGAGAATTTTTGGTAGTCCGGATTTGCCAAGTAATTCGAGCCGAGGTCAAAGTAGCGCACCTTGGGGAGGTAGCTGAGCTGGAAGGGGATGGGCCCGGCGAGGTTGTTGTTGTAGAGACGGAGGTCGAGGAGCTCAGAGAGCCGCCCGATCTCCGGGGGGATCGGACCGACGAAACCGTTGCTGCCGAGGTCCAAGCGAGTGAGACGGGCGGGCGAGGAGATGCTGGCGGGGACGGAGCCC
This genomic window from Ananas comosus cultivar F153 linkage group 3, ASM154086v1, whole genome shotgun sequence contains:
- the LOC109707015 gene encoding probable leucine-rich repeat receptor-like protein kinase At1g35710 isoform X2; its protein translation is MKRPLPKLSIRLFRIVVVFFFFFFFLSISTGKALSEAEALLKWKASLYEPQSLSSWSLSNNASAAPCRWAGVRCDAAGESVVELSLPNSNLNGTLDALDFASLPNLTALDLSNNLLQGSVPASISSPARLTRLDLGSNGFVGPIPPEIGRLSELLDLRLYNNNLAGPIPFQLSYLPKFPRFILNCTNLTYLDLSQNAFSGPIPDSIATDLPHLEYLNLTYNSFAGNIPASLTKLSRLRDLRLGANNLTGGIPPVLGSISTLRILELFSNSLPGPIPASLGRLGLLQRLDLHSAGLNSTVPQDLSLCTDLNFIDLSNNLLTGELPKSFSNLTKMREFGISTNLLSGGIPPDLFTNWPELISFQIQNNMFAGPIPPEIGSATKLLFLFLYNNNLSRVIPLEIGNLVTLTHLDLSVNQLTGPIPRTIGNLKQLGVLALFYNNLTGSIPEEIGNLTALTLLDINTNQLEGELPTSISKLPNLATLSVFNNNLTGRIPADLGVNNLQLTNISFSNNSFTGELPQSLCSSLALEYLTANNNNFSGQLPLCLRNCSKLIRVRLEHNHFAGDISEAFGVHPDLLYLDLTGNGLTGTISSDWGECKNLTYLHLDGNSISGEIPASIGGMTNMQDLSLSSNLLTGSIPPELGQLKFLYKLNLSDNMLTGLIPSHLGNINRLQSLDLSANKLTGPIPPELGNSNQLLLLDLSKNGLSGGIPYQIGNLVLLQILLDLSSNSLSGPIPSNLGMLSALQKLNVSHNDLSGQIPATFSNMFSLDSVDFSYNRLSGAIPAGSAFRNATSAAYVGNLGLCGNVQGLASCQSASSSSSSHKHHRRILVVAIVVPVVAMLVLAITVVTVILLCRKGAKEHLEIESVTKDISESLIWEREGKFTFLDIMNATDNFNEVYCIGKGGFGSVYKAELPAGQVVAVKRLQVTEPGDLSEISKKSFENEIRALTEVRHRNIVKLHGFCMRSGRMYLVYEYVEKGSLGKVLYSEEGGKKLNWAMRVKVIQGVAHALAYLHHDCSPPIVHRDISANNILLESEYEPRISDFGTAKMLEPGSTTWTSVAGSYGYMAPELAYTMKVTEKCDVYSFGVVALEVMMGKHPGELISSLPSISSSEGSDLLLKDVLDQRLLPPTGQLAQEVVFIVKIALACTRTAPDSRPSMRSVAQEISARTQAYLAEPFRTITISKLTDYQK
- the LOC109707015 gene encoding MDIS1-interacting receptor like kinase 2-like isoform X1, translating into MKRPLPKLSIRLFRIVVVFFFFFFFLSISTGKALSEAEALLKWKASLYEPQSLSSWSLSNNASAAPCRWAGVRCDAAGESVVELSLPNSNLNGTLDALDFASLPNLTALDLSNNLLQGSVPASISSPARLTRLDLGSNGFVGPIPPEIGRLSELLDLRLYNNNLAGPIPFQLSYLPKVRYFDLGSNYLANPDYQKFSAMPSVTHLSLFLNSLTMQFPRFILNCTNLTYLDLSQNAFSGPIPDSIATDLPHLEYLNLTYNSFAGNIPASLTKLSRLRDLRLGANNLTGGIPPVLGSISTLRILELFSNSLPGPIPASLGRLGLLQRLDLHSAGLNSTVPQDLSLCTDLNFIDLSNNLLTGELPKSFSNLTKMREFGISTNLLSGGIPPDLFTNWPELISFQIQNNMFAGPIPPEIGSATKLLFLFLYNNNLSRVIPLEIGNLVTLTHLDLSVNQLTGPIPRTIGNLKQLGVLALFYNNLTGSIPEEIGNLTALTLLDINTNQLEGELPTSISKLPNLATLSVFNNNLTGRIPADLGVNNLQLTNISFSNNSFTGELPQSLCSSLALEYLTANNNNFSGQLPLCLRNCSKLIRVRLEHNHFAGDISEAFGVHPDLLYLDLTGNGLTGTISSDWGECKNLTYLHLDGNSISGEIPASIGGMTNMQDLSLSSNLLTGSIPPELGQLKFLYKLNLSDNMLTGLIPSHLGNINRLQSLDLSANKLTGPIPPELGNSNQLLLLDLSKNGLSGGIPYQIGNLVLLQILLDLSSNSLSGPIPSNLGMLSALQKLNVSHNDLSGQIPATFSNMFSLDSVDFSYNRLSGAIPAGSAFRNATSAAYVGNLGLCGNVQGLASCQSASSSSSSHKHHRRILVVAIVVPVVAMLVLAITVVTVILLCRKGAKEHLEIESVTKDISESLIWEREGKFTFLDIMNATDNFNEVYCIGKGGFGSVYKAELPAGQVVAVKRLQVTEPGDLSEISKKSFENEIRALTEVRHRNIVKLHGFCMRSGRMYLVYEYVEKGSLGKVLYSEEGGKKLNWAMRVKVIQGVAHALAYLHHDCSPPIVHRDISANNILLESEYEPRISDFGTAKMLEPGSTTWTSVAGSYGYMAPELAYTMKVTEKCDVYSFGVVALEVMMGKHPGELISSLPSISSSEGSDLLLKDVLDQRLLPPTGQLAQEVVFIVKIALACTRTAPDSRPSMRSVAQEISARTQAYLAEPFRTITISKLTDYQK